TCTCATAGCGGACGAAGCAATCGGCAATCCCCCGGTAATCCATGCCACGCAGAGATTCGACGCCGAAATACAGAGAATAAAAAACGGCCTTGACCTGTGTGGGGTCAAGGCTTCCGTCCTCAATCATGGGCGTGATGTCCGCGATGGCAGCGTCCAATTCCGTAAAGCCGGACCGCATATCCTCAATGTACTGGCGGTAATCTTCTGGTACCTGCCCGGAGATCACGCCGCCGTGAAAGGAAAGCTGAACAGCCATGTTGTTGTGGTCAGTAGTGCCGGAGAGAAGGCTGGTAATCATCACAATGATGAGGATAAAAGGTGTTAAAATGGCAGCGATGATAACGCCGAGGGCCTTCCAGGTTCGCTTGTCGGTGGCGGCGGCAACAGCGGCTTTGACCGCCAGAGCGATGGTTGCGGGATCTGCCATGCATCATCACCACCATTTCTGGCCGAACAGATTGCCCTGCTCCGGTTCCTGCTCCTGCTGTTCCTGTGCCAGCTGGACGGATCTCTCCACGGCCTGTTCCAGAATTTCGGTATCAAAGCCTGCGGTTTTATAACCCTCCATAATGACATTTAGGTAGTAATCCGAGGGGGAACCGTAGGGATGGCCCTCATTCATGATATAGACCATGGCGGGAACCGTCCTGCCTTTCAGCTCCACATCGAGGATCTCCTTGCGGTAAAGATGGGGATATCCTTCATAGCGGTCGAGAGCCTGCAGATCCCTTTCCTTTAACGTCCACAGAAGAACAGGGACGGTGGAACCCTTAAGCGGCTCCACCGTTGCGACAGAGTTTCTCCGGCTGCCGCAGAACAGCAGCCCGTAATCCTTTATTTCGCTGGCGCCGACCACCTTGGCGGTAGGGCAGCGGAACGCCATCTGCGGCAGGTTTAGGTTGCTGCCGTAGGCAATGTACAGCATTTCTGATTTCATTTTTCATTCCTCCTTGTCCAGAATGGTTCATGAGTATTTACATGCTCATAGAAAGACCGGGGCTTTCTTCTTCAGCCCCGGTCTGTTCCTGTTCGTTTTCAATTGTTTGCTCCTGCTGTTGCGATGCTGCTTGTGCCGCTTCGGCCAGCTCTTTTTCTTTTTTCTGTCTTAATCGTTCCTTTTGCTGGAGTGCCTGCGCTGGGTCCTTCCACGCAATACAGCCGTCCAGATGCTCCAGCAGGTGAAGCCGGGCGGTTTTGTATTCATCACCGATGAGCCCCAGCCGCAGGAGCCATGTGCGGAAGGTGTATTTTTCATTCGAACTCTTTGTCTTTTGACGGCTGGCACATCGTTGGTTGAGGGCCTGTGCGGAGATCGCAAGGCAGAGCTGAATGTATGCCTTGATCTTGCCGGCGTGAGTAGTGCTGTTAAACAGCCTGAATTCAATGGTACCTTTCTGGAAAACCGAGTGAAGGTTTAAACAGTGGTACCGGCTGTCGTGGTAGTGCTCAGAGCGACCGTCGCGGCCGTTGTACCAGATGCGGCTTACCTCGTCCAGCGTGTGGGGCTTTTTCCGGTTGATCTCGTCGAGAAAACTCTGCTCCACCTTCCTGCAATACTGCCGCTCTCTTGCTACCTCCACCTGCATGGCCTTGTAAATCAGATCCTCCTTGGAAGCCATGATGTTGGTGATGTTTCTAAGTGTACCCGCGTTATACGGAGAAGCGTCAATATGGATGTGGATGCCGCACTTATTATTTACAATTGCGCCTGCCGCACGGAGCTTTCTTACCAGCTCCTGAATGGTTTCTATGTCCTCATACCGGCAAATGGGGGTGACCATCTCTGTTTTATACTCATCCGAGGCCTCGGTTATCGTTCTTCCAACCTTCCGCTGGGCAGTGATACTGCTGTCGTAGGTAAATTTCCACTTGCGGTTCTGTTCATCCAGCGCGGAATATGTTGCGTAAAAAGTACCGTCATAATGGGAAACTGTTCCGAAATGGGATGCAGCTATTTCAGCGGCCTCTTTCCTCGTTATACCGGTCATTTCAACTTCAACCCCGAAGCGCTGCTCTTTCATGTCCATGCTTGTTTCACCCCCTCGCTACAACATCTGCATTCCGCCCATGCTGTTTTTGATCTCCAGTGCCTCCTGAATGGAAGCTTCGCAAGCCTCACTCATCCAGTTGTAGATTTCATCCCGCCGCCAGGAATCCAGAAGGTGATTGCCTGTTTTCTCATCCAGCATACTGATTTCAGACCACGCTTTGTCAGCGAGGGCTTTAGCCGGAGGCAGATGTCCTTCTGCGCAGCCCTCGGTCAAGCCGTCAATAAATCGGTCCATGACAGCAGCCAGCTCATCAATTTCCTTTTGGGAGTAAAAGGGTTCCCAGGCTTCAGGCCGGTCATAAGGTTGGCCAGTAATACACTTTGCCAGTTCCTCTAACAGCTCCGCCTTGTCCACACCACCCAGCTCATCGTTCAGATAGGAACGCATAAAGCTGTAAATATCAGCTTCCCGGTTGTCAGCCGGCGTAATGCTGCCGAGGGCATCTTCGAGGATATACTGCTTATTTTCCTTGAATTCTTCCAGCCTGCCCATTACCTGCCACCTGCCTTTCCAAACAGCGCCGCTTTATATTCCGGGGCCTGAACCATGAGGTTGTATCGTTCGTTGCCGCATTTATAGAGGCAGGTGCCCCGCTGCGGATACCGGATCAGATTGTATTCCGATTCCTCCAACTGCAGGGTATCCATATAGAACCGCTTGTCGATATTGCCGGCATTGAACAGAAATGCGTGCGCCGGAATAGAGAACAGCGGCTTGGTGTACTCCCGGATGCCCTCCAGATTGAAATCCTCCAAATTCTGACTTGAAAGAATTACTGCCGAGTCCTTTTTCCTTACACGCTTCATAAAATTACGGACATATTCGACGGCGGTCAGGTTGGAAAGGAACAGATAGAATTCATCAATGCTGGCGGCAGTATTGCCGGTGGTGAGTAGCTCATTGCTCATATACGACAGCACGTTGAACAGAAGGGCATTGCGCAGATTTTTACTGGTCTGCAGAAGCCCCTTGACGCCGAAGGTCACGAACTCACTGTTTTTTATATTGGTGTGCCCGTTAAAGAATTTAGACTCCGCGCCCTTGCACAGGGAATGGAGCCCAAGGCAGATTTCCCGCAGGGTATCTGCGGTATAGAGCTGGCGGCGGCTTTCATCAAATTCTTTGTACTCCGACTCAATCAGCTCATACAGGTCGGACAGGATGGGATAATCTTCTGGTTTTAAACGGTCAAAATTACTATGATCGGTAATTCCCCATTTTTCGTAGAGCTTACCCAGCATGATCTCGATGGTGTCAATCTCACGGTCGGTAAAATCCTTGTAGGTTCTAAAAAAATCCTTGAGAAAGGAAATGTGCTGGCTAAGCTTGCTGCAGATACGGAAGGTCTGAGGTGCATCCTTGTCCTCCGGGCTGCCGTTTTCATCCCATGTCTTGGGTTCCAGCACATTGATGATGTATTCGCCCGTCATCAGATCGATGAAGCATCCACCCAGATTATTGGTGAGATCCTCAAACTCCATTTCCGGATCAAGGCAGATGATATTCATGCCGGATTCCCGCAGATTGGTAAGGATGAGTTTCAATAAGTAGCTCTTGCCCTGGCCGGAGTTGCCTAAAATCAAAATATTGGCATTGGTCTTGTCATCGGCACGTCGATTAAAATCTACTAAGATGTTGCTGCCGAATTTATCCCTGCCCAGATAAAAACCGTTGGGATCGGTTTTGCCGCTGTAGTTAAAAGGATACAGATTGGCAACGGAGCTGGCGGGCAGCACCCGTTCAAACTGGTCGGAAAACACATTCCAGCCACTTGGCATGACCGATAAAAAGCCCTGCTGCTGGCGGAGCAGAAGCCGGTCAACATTTAGCTTGCTTCGCACCAGCTCAGTCAGCACTTCCGTCTGCAAGAGCCCCAGCTGGTTAAGGTCATGAGCGGACAGTTCAATATATACCGCCGCGTGGAGGAGAGGCTCTTTGCTCCGGTGCATCTGTGCAACGATAGCGGTCACATCCTGGAGATTCGATTCTGCCGTGACGGTTTGCTGCAGATCCTGAGTACTGCTTCTTTGCATACGGTTTTTGTTGGCAGCATTTGATATGATTTTGCGTTCTTCAACAGGGGACACATGCCGGGTGTAGATGTGGAGGGTGACACTGTCTTTTTCACCAAGGTGCCGGAGGATGGCCTGTTCCTCCGTAGCGGTAGGGTACTCACGGAGCGCCCAAACGGACCGGAATGTATTTCCGCAAATGAAATAGTCCGTAAAAAATTTGATCGCGGACGGGGCAATCATGTCCAAAAATTCCTGAATACGGACATCCTCTGTTTGAGATGCCCGCTGTGCTTTATTCTTATATGCCATAGGGGTCACTTCCTTTTTTTATATGATGAAGGCAGCCCGGCCTGTTTCGTTCTGCTGAAAGGCTGGGGCTTTTTAGAACACTTTAGGTGTCTGGATGAGCTGTACTCACTCATTCAGGATCATCCAGCGCTCTCCGTCAAAGTCCTCAAATTTCTCCGTGGTGACGTTCTGCTCGAAATAAATCGCCAGCAGACGCCTGATATCCTCCTTGTCGGCGCGCTTTGTGGAAAAACCTTGATCCCGAAGTGTCTTTTCAATGCGGCTTAAATAGGAAAGCGCTTCGTTCTCTTTCTCGTTTCGGAGCCGTATGACTACAAGGAATTCTCGTGCCGTCGCCATCTGTACCTGTATCCGGTCAAGGTGGGTCTGGTCATGCTCCAACAGCCTGTGAACAGCCGGATTGTTCTCCTGTTCCATGCGGCTTTTAAGAAACTCTTTGTTATCCTCGAAGTTTTCCCGGCTGTTCGAACACAGGAATTCCAGCTCCGCCACACCTTTAAGGACGGTCATCAAGGCGTAGATCCGAGCCGATATGCTGGCCTCGGATAAAACGGAAATGTTCGTAGGCTTGATGATGAAATACACCAGTTCATCGCCGCGGAAGGTTTCCAGACTATGGTCGGTGACCGCCTTGGTATTAATAAGCTGGCGGGTATACTGCTTTTGTTTCACATTTTTCTTTTCTGCTTTGCTCATTGTTCGCTGTACCCCCATTCATAGGTCTGCTGCTTTGTAAGGAAAAAGGCGCAGGCGTATCGGATAAAATCAAGGATGCTGGTATCGTCAAAACGGATGGTCAAAAAAGCATAGAGGGCTGTGATGACGATGGGCGGCAGAAACTTAAGCTGCGCTATCGCAAACACAGAAAGCAAAAGGCCAACGCCGATGATACCGATGTCGCGCAGCTGCCACAGCCATAGCACTGCCTTGGATTTCAGGTTGTCGGGGTAGATGTAGGTATACATTCGGATTCCTCCCATTCTTGTTTAAATTTTCGTAAAAAATAAGCGATCCCCCGAAGTACATGCTCAACACAGGGGATCGCAACGCTGTTGCCGAGGGCTTTGTATCTTGCGCTGTCTGAAGCGCCGGGGATGTCCGTCCAGTAATCGGGGAAGCCCTGGAGACGCTCGCATTCCAGCGGCGTCAATCGCCTGATCAGCTTGCCGATGCGGACAGGATGCACATTATTGAGGGAATATCCTCCATCCGTCTTGGATTGGAGTGTTCCGCTTAAGTTTCCGTTTTCCGTCCCATTGCGGCAATCCAGACCAGCAACATCCGTTTCACACACAAGGTCGGTGGCGTCTTTATACTGTCTTGCACTCTGGGTGCTGACCACGTTATTGGAAGCATACTCATCGCTCCGCTGCTGGGAAAATACGCAATGCCGATCCGCGGTGTTCAAGGTGTAGCTGATGTCCGGCTGAAACCCCATACCGTTGCCGCCGTTGTGATCCTGCCTGTCAAT
This region of Clostridium sp. BNL1100 genomic DNA includes:
- a CDS encoding gamma-glutamylcyclotransferase family protein, translated to MKSEMLYIAYGSNLNLPQMAFRCPTAKVVGASEIKDYGLLFCGSRRNSVATVEPLKGSTVPVLLWTLKERDLQALDRYEGYPHLYRKEILDVELKGRTVPAMVYIMNEGHPYGSPSDYYLNVIMEGYKTAGFDTEILEQAVERSVQLAQEQQEQEPEQGNLFGQKWW
- a CDS encoding amidoligase family protein, with product MDMKEQRFGVEVEMTGITRKEAAEIAASHFGTVSHYDGTFYATYSALDEQNRKWKFTYDSSITAQRKVGRTITEASDEYKTEMVTPICRYEDIETIQELVRKLRAAGAIVNNKCGIHIHIDASPYNAGTLRNITNIMASKEDLIYKAMQVEVARERQYCRKVEQSFLDEINRKKPHTLDEVSRIWYNGRDGRSEHYHDSRYHCLNLHSVFQKGTIEFRLFNSTTHAGKIKAYIQLCLAISAQALNQRCASRQKTKSSNEKYTFRTWLLRLGLIGDEYKTARLHLLEHLDGCIAWKDPAQALQQKERLRQKKEKELAEAAQAASQQQEQTIENEQEQTGAEEESPGLSMSM
- a CDS encoding DUF87 domain-containing protein, which gives rise to MAYKNKAQRASQTEDVRIQEFLDMIAPSAIKFFTDYFICGNTFRSVWALREYPTATEEQAILRHLGEKDSVTLHIYTRHVSPVEERKIISNAANKNRMQRSSTQDLQQTVTAESNLQDVTAIVAQMHRSKEPLLHAAVYIELSAHDLNQLGLLQTEVLTELVRSKLNVDRLLLRQQQGFLSVMPSGWNVFSDQFERVLPASSVANLYPFNYSGKTDPNGFYLGRDKFGSNILVDFNRRADDKTNANILILGNSGQGKSYLLKLILTNLRESGMNIICLDPEMEFEDLTNNLGGCFIDLMTGEYIINVLEPKTWDENGSPEDKDAPQTFRICSKLSQHISFLKDFFRTYKDFTDREIDTIEIMLGKLYEKWGITDHSNFDRLKPEDYPILSDLYELIESEYKEFDESRRQLYTADTLREICLGLHSLCKGAESKFFNGHTNIKNSEFVTFGVKGLLQTSKNLRNALLFNVLSYMSNELLTTGNTAASIDEFYLFLSNLTAVEYVRNFMKRVRKKDSAVILSSQNLEDFNLEGIREYTKPLFSIPAHAFLFNAGNIDKRFYMDTLQLEESEYNLIRYPQRGTCLYKCGNERYNLMVQAPEYKAALFGKAGGR